The following coding sequences are from one Candidatus Hydrogenedens sp. window:
- a CDS encoding sugar phosphate isomerase/epimerase family protein, producing MVERLENYGRLAIHTMTFKFLSLFEIVKLFQKYEVPGITVWREHIHDTGLKESKKILTDSGLNVVSVCRGGFFPSASGREREQACIETMKAIDEAYEIGAPLLVLVCGAEPGVPLSEARQQIMDGIQKVLPHAKSAEVCLGIEPLHPMYADNRSAINMMEQANNIVSALHSEWLGIVLDVYHVWWEPWLQSEIMRAERKIKAFHVSDWKTPTTHLLTDRGLMGEGCIPIRQIRAWVEQAGFHGFIEVEIFSEKYWALPPENLIQQIKDAYLRFV from the coding sequence ATGGTTGAACGGTTAGAGAATTATGGTCGTCTGGCTATTCATACAATGACGTTTAAATTTTTATCTCTTTTTGAAATTGTGAAGCTATTTCAGAAGTATGAGGTTCCTGGAATTACAGTATGGCGGGAGCATATTCATGATACGGGGTTGAAAGAGTCTAAAAAGATATTGACTGATTCTGGTTTGAACGTAGTTAGTGTTTGTCGAGGGGGCTTTTTCCCGAGTGCAAGTGGTAGGGAACGTGAGCAGGCATGTATTGAGACTATGAAGGCAATAGATGAGGCGTATGAGATAGGTGCTCCACTTTTGGTGCTTGTCTGTGGGGCGGAGCCTGGGGTTCCTTTATCGGAGGCACGCCAGCAGATTATGGATGGAATACAAAAGGTTTTGCCTCATGCGAAGTCGGCGGAGGTGTGTTTAGGAATTGAGCCACTCCATCCTATGTATGCGGATAATCGTTCGGCAATAAATATGATGGAACAGGCAAATAATATTGTGTCTGCATTGCATTCTGAGTGGTTGGGGATTGTGCTTGATGTTTACCATGTGTGGTGGGAACCGTGGTTGCAATCGGAAATTATGCGGGCGGAGAGGAAAATAAAGGCGTTCCATGTGTCGGATTGGAAGACACCGACGACGCATTTATTAACAGATAGGGGTTTGATGGGGGAAGGATGTATTCCTATACGTCAAATAAGGGCATGGGTGGAGCAGGCTGGTTTTCATGGATTTATAGAGGTAGAAATATTTTCTGAGAAATATTGGGCTTTACCCCCCGAAAATTTGATTCAGCAGATTAAGGACGCATATTTAAGATTTGTTTAG
- a CDS encoding UvrD-helicase domain-containing protein, which yields MTPLKQHNVFKTLTEEQKNAVFSDARVIGVDASAGSGKTRVLTARILRLLIEKQIDLNDIVAITFTEKASAEMKQRLRDAFREFATHANSQELTRWRWLEQQLESAHICTIHSFCSSILREYALKLGFDPDFRIIDEQENFLLLDKFIREQLLNHIENDANAFELAVELSIDGLIKIIRTLFENALSIIHWIEQTKYYSTPEKYAEAFVEHVKQSYEQLLLNFKKSLSIKLWILQLQQFENKLSNPEDSWEIRRKTLIEELNKIQQAENAVTVLNIIDKILNEKTKRTSRSEEDKTTTDQIKKIINKIKEQLKKIYITEWEDSYSKKVLTLNYKLIHLFEKLYQQWTQQKREEGWVNFDDLIYLTRIFLNQYPDICKEIAQKTKYIFVDEFQDTDREQAMLINELLQASDNVSLFFVGDAKQSIYMFRGAEVKVFQNQQKTTDKVISLTKNFRSVPEIINFINTFFSNTNLLFDVEEPYQNMVPHRQPYQQPRVEFLFSPSPDDTTNNEDIYDIEAITIANRITDSIEKGTINIYDEQTNQLRGAQYGDFAILFRTTTHLYQYEKALRDLGIPYQVVSGRGFFEVEEVKDILNFIHILLNPYHDISLLSFLRGPFCGLSDEQIIRWRIYAPLYELILDNIPIPEQVSHDNAYIRVRTLYRTISNKKHLPVYELIQHIITETGYEAVLSAQSFGTQKIGNLQKLLALTNAYQETLPLNLYNYHRLINRLKSEILEGEADLNLEPQNAVILTTIHKAKGLEFPIVIIPDLHSSHKNRYLERIRFHRDIGISLSLDSEFSGELENKNSDKIPWQKIIELQNNFDTEQEYARLLYVALTRAKDYLILSANSQARNKQDTKSWLSFLSSCFPICNQNNEDNEHHLFHICEITKPEKIYSKTNVPKPKNKIIPDLVQPINLTYEQFLTEPISVTELLDWMFDDNGNQPSVKVLENEYNKYHAERGTLLHTLLYLWDFNNDKEPLLEHILSFTKNYLYIDNIENEIQSLIDKIRTNPVYNSLRTNVPLYREIPFLWKIEPITIKGTVDAVLSDGTIIDYKTGKNASEHAEKYWKQLQIYYYALSETNIKLNKILNLVYIDQQKYDIKIVDISEKQSLVLEMKNAIMKHILNNNKGKGV from the coding sequence AAGAACTTACCCGATGGCGATGGTTAGAACAACAATTAGAATCCGCTCATATCTGTACTATCCACTCGTTCTGTTCTTCAATACTCAGAGAGTATGCACTTAAATTAGGTTTCGACCCAGATTTCCGAATCATTGATGAACAAGAAAATTTTCTACTCTTGGATAAATTTATTAGAGAACAATTGCTTAACCACATCGAAAATGATGCCAATGCTTTTGAACTGGCTGTGGAGTTATCAATAGACGGTTTAATAAAAATCATCCGTACCCTTTTTGAAAATGCTTTATCTATTATTCACTGGATTGAACAGACAAAATACTATTCAACACCTGAAAAATATGCAGAAGCATTTGTCGAACATGTAAAACAGTCTTACGAACAACTCCTCTTAAACTTCAAAAAAAGTCTTTCTATAAAATTATGGATTTTACAGTTGCAACAATTCGAAAATAAACTTTCAAATCCTGAAGACTCATGGGAAATAAGGAGAAAAACATTAATAGAAGAATTAAACAAAATTCAACAGGCAGAAAATGCAGTAACAGTACTTAACATCATTGATAAAATATTAAACGAAAAGACAAAAAGAACTTCCCGAAGTGAAGAAGATAAAACAACTACAGACCAAATCAAAAAGATAATTAACAAAATCAAAGAACAACTAAAAAAAATATATATAACCGAATGGGAAGACTCATATAGCAAAAAAGTACTTACACTAAATTATAAATTAATTCATCTCTTTGAAAAGTTATACCAGCAATGGACACAACAAAAGCGAGAAGAAGGCTGGGTCAACTTTGATGACTTAATATATCTAACACGTATCTTTCTTAATCAATATCCTGATATCTGCAAAGAAATAGCCCAAAAAACTAAATATATATTCGTCGACGAATTTCAAGATACCGACCGCGAACAAGCCATGCTTATCAATGAACTCCTCCAAGCCTCCGATAACGTCTCCCTATTCTTTGTTGGTGATGCCAAACAGTCAATATATATGTTCCGCGGTGCTGAGGTAAAAGTATTTCAGAACCAACAAAAAACTACCGACAAAGTCATATCCCTTACAAAAAATTTTCGGTCTGTACCAGAGATAATAAACTTTATTAACACCTTTTTCAGTAATACAAATCTACTATTCGACGTCGAAGAACCATATCAAAATATGGTTCCTCATAGACAACCCTATCAACAGCCACGAGTGGAATTCCTATTTTCTCCCTCTCCAGATGACACAACAAATAACGAAGATATATATGACATAGAAGCGATAACAATAGCCAACCGCATCACAGATAGTATAGAAAAAGGGACAATAAACATCTATGATGAACAAACAAATCAACTTCGAGGGGCTCAATACGGTGATTTTGCCATTCTTTTCCGAACTACAACCCATTTATATCAATATGAAAAAGCCTTAAGAGACTTAGGTATTCCTTATCAAGTTGTAAGCGGAAGAGGCTTCTTTGAGGTTGAAGAAGTAAAAGATATTTTGAATTTTATCCATATATTATTAAACCCCTATCATGACATTTCTCTCCTCTCCTTCCTACGAGGTCCTTTCTGCGGGCTTTCAGATGAACAAATCATTCGCTGGCGAATATATGCTCCCCTTTATGAACTTATCCTCGACAATATCCCTATCCCAGAACAGGTATCCCATGACAACGCATATATCCGAGTACGCACTTTATACAGAACCATCTCCAATAAGAAACACCTACCCGTCTACGAACTTATTCAACACATCATTACTGAAACAGGATACGAAGCAGTCCTATCCGCTCAATCCTTTGGCACTCAAAAAATTGGAAACCTCCAAAAACTTCTCGCACTTACCAATGCCTATCAGGAAACACTTCCCTTGAATTTATACAACTATCACAGATTAATAAACCGCCTAAAATCCGAAATATTAGAAGGTGAGGCAGACCTAAACTTAGAACCACAGAACGCAGTTATATTAACAACAATTCATAAAGCCAAAGGTTTAGAATTCCCAATTGTTATAATTCCAGACCTCCATTCCTCACATAAAAACCGCTATCTTGAACGAATTCGTTTTCATCGTGATATCGGAATCTCATTAAGCTTAGATTCTGAATTCAGTGGAGAATTAGAAAATAAAAACAGCGACAAGATACCATGGCAAAAAATCATTGAACTCCAGAACAACTTCGACACAGAACAGGAATACGCACGACTTCTTTATGTCGCCTTAACACGAGCAAAAGATTACCTCATTCTTTCTGCAAACTCACAGGCTCGAAATAAACAAGATACCAAATCATGGTTATCTTTCCTCTCATCCTGCTTCCCTATCTGCAATCAAAATAATGAAGATAATGAACACCATCTATTTCATATCTGCGAAATAACAAAACCTGAAAAAATATATTCTAAAACTAACGTGCCAAAACCTAAAAATAAAATCATTCCCGATTTAGTTCAACCCATAAACCTAACCTATGAACAGTTCCTCACAGAACCAATTTCAGTAACAGAGTTATTAGACTGGATGTTTGATGATAATGGTAACCAACCATCGGTTAAGGTACTTGAAAACGAATATAACAAATACCATGCGGAACGTGGAACATTGTTACACACATTACTTTATCTCTGGGATTTTAACAATGATAAAGAACCTCTTTTAGAACACATCCTCTCCTTTACTAAAAACTATCTCTACATAGACAATATTGAAAATGAAATTCAGTCTCTTATTGATAAAATCCGAACAAATCCCGTGTATAATAGTCTTAGGACAAATGTCCCATTATATCGAGAAATACCGTTTCTTTGGAAAATAGAACCTATAACAATCAAAGGCACAGTAGATGCTGTTCTTTCCGATGGCACCATTATTGACTATAAAACAGGAAAAAACGCAAGTGAACATGCCGAAAAATATTGGAAACAGTTACAAATTTACTACTATGCCCTATCCGAAACAAATATAAAATTAAATAAAATATTAAATTTAGTATACATTGACCAACAAAAATATGATATAAAAATAGTAGATATATCAGAAAAACAATCACTGGTCTTAGAAATGAAAAATGCTATTATGAAACATATTCTCAACAATAACAAAGGAAAGGGAGTATGA